The proteins below are encoded in one region of Berryella intestinalis:
- the recA gene encoding recombinase RecA has translation MSEEKEKMVKLTTDQIESKFGKHAIMKLGESEKDLTLGAIPTGALPLDAALGIGGVPRGRIVEVYGPESSGKTTLALQILAEAQALGGIVAFIDAEHALDPVYAARLGVDVDELLIAQPDTGEQALEICDMLVRSGAIDCVVVDSVAALVPRAEIEGEIGDSTVGLQARLMSQALRKLAGSLSKSNTTCIFINQLREKIGVMFGSPETTPGGRALKFFSSVRIDIRRIETIKKGSDVVGNHVRAKVVKNKVAPPFRQAEFDIMYGEGISKEGCVLDMAVEAGVAKKSGAWYTYGEERLGQGREAAKETLRANPELRDEIETKVRVSFDIPVITASEDSASEMKPQPKPAKKR, from the coding sequence ATGAGCGAAGAAAAAGAGAAGATGGTCAAGCTGACCACCGACCAGATCGAGTCGAAGTTCGGCAAACACGCCATCATGAAGCTGGGGGAAAGCGAGAAGGACCTCACGCTCGGGGCGATTCCCACGGGCGCTCTGCCCTTGGACGCCGCGCTGGGCATCGGGGGCGTGCCGCGCGGGCGCATCGTGGAGGTCTACGGCCCTGAATCCAGCGGCAAGACCACGCTCGCCCTGCAGATACTCGCCGAGGCCCAGGCGCTGGGCGGCATCGTGGCGTTCATCGACGCCGAGCACGCGCTCGATCCCGTGTACGCCGCGCGTCTGGGGGTCGACGTCGACGAGCTGCTCATCGCGCAGCCCGACACCGGCGAGCAGGCGCTCGAGATCTGCGATATGCTCGTTCGCTCGGGTGCCATCGACTGCGTGGTCGTCGACTCGGTCGCCGCGCTCGTCCCGCGCGCAGAGATCGAAGGCGAGATAGGCGATTCTACGGTGGGCCTTCAGGCAAGGCTGATGTCCCAGGCGCTCAGAAAGCTCGCCGGATCGCTTTCCAAGTCCAACACCACGTGCATCTTCATCAACCAGCTGCGCGAGAAGATCGGCGTCATGTTCGGGAGCCCCGAAACCACGCCGGGCGGTCGCGCCCTCAAGTTCTTCTCCAGCGTCCGCATCGACATACGCCGCATCGAGACCATCAAGAAGGGCAGCGATGTGGTCGGCAACCACGTTAGGGCCAAGGTCGTCAAGAACAAGGTGGCACCGCCTTTCAGGCAGGCCGAGTTCGACATCATGTACGGGGAGGGCATATCGAAGGAGGGCTGCGTCCTCGATATGGCGGTCGAGGCCGGCGTGGCCAAGAAGAGCGGGGCTTGGTACACCTACGGCGAGGAGCGCTTGGGCCAGGGCCGCGAGGCGGCGAAGGAAACGCTGCGGGCCAACCCCGAACTGCGCGACGAGATCGAGACCAAGGTGCGCGTTTCGTTCGACATTCCTGTCATCACGGCGAGCGAGGACTCCGCAAGCGAGATGAAGCCCCAGCCGAAGCCCGCTAAGAAGCGCTAG
- a CDS encoding regulatory protein RecX: MMKRDVVESMQRRMDSIIADRAGAAEASDKAPDAPSAADAFARLFRIVSNRDRSERDARRRLSDAGFSEEDVDRAVERARNAGILDDLRFADLLIRSRISQGRGRAGIERELADQGIDVDAVSGWPDEYFDDGRSELERALSLLDRKPPTAKNKREAAYRRLVGKGFSSSVASEAARTFAFSQLRED; the protein is encoded by the coding sequence ATGATGAAGCGCGACGTCGTCGAGTCCATGCAGAGGCGCATGGACTCGATCATCGCCGACCGAGCCGGTGCAGCGGAAGCCTCCGACAAGGCGCCCGACGCCCCGTCTGCCGCCGACGCGTTCGCCCGGCTGTTCCGCATAGTGTCCAACCGGGATCGGTCGGAACGCGATGCGCGCCGGCGCCTCTCCGATGCGGGTTTTTCGGAAGAGGACGTCGATCGGGCTGTGGAGAGGGCCCGCAACGCCGGCATCCTCGACGACCTGAGGTTCGCCGATCTCCTTATTCGGAGCCGCATATCCCAGGGCAGGGGGCGTGCGGGAATCGAGCGCGAGCTAGCTGACCAGGGCATCGACGTCGATGCCGTCTCCGGTTGGCCCGACGAGTACTTCGATGACGGCCGAAGCGAACTCGAGCGCGCTCTGTCCCTGCTGGATCGGAAACCTCCCACCGCCAAGAACAAGCGCGAGGCCGCGTATCGGAGGCTCGTGGGAAAAGGGTTTTCCAGCAGCGTGGCATCGGAGGCGGCGCGCACGTTCGCTTTTTCCCAATTGCGGGAAGATTAG
- the rny gene encoding ribonuclease Y, with product MFATTTIFVAVICIAAGLALGFLVSRQLAAAAQKRQEQEAEDIVAGAKRQAETIKLQAETFKRQVEVEAKDEALKLRAEIEQERKERQSEVRAAENRVAQREESLDRRTESLDSREHQLSSMQGQVEKRQRDLEAAEAEVGKRLVAVAGMTPDEAKEELLDSLRDEVAHESAAIIRDSESRTKAEADKRARNILSLAIQRLAADHTVENTVSTIHIPSDELKGRIIGREGRSIRAFEQLTGTNLIIDDTPECVTISCFEPVRREIGKVTMENLIADGRIHPARIEEMHNKAEALVNQRVREAGEQAVFDVGIHDLHPELVKTLGKLRYRTSYGQNVLNHSLEVSYLCGMMASELGLDPIPARRAGLLHDVGKAIDRELEGSHAVLGADLARRFGEKEHIVHAIEAHHNDVEPNSVLDVLVQAADAVSAARPGARKETLDAYVKRLEKLEEIASSYDGVERTYAIQAGREVRVMVEPEKVDEAKTVVLAHDIASRIENELQYPGQVKVVVIRESRAIGLAK from the coding sequence ATGTTTGCTACTACCACTATCTTCGTAGCGGTAATCTGCATCGCAGCCGGCCTTGCCCTTGGTTTCTTGGTTTCGCGCCAGTTGGCCGCGGCTGCCCAGAAGCGACAAGAGCAGGAGGCCGAAGATATCGTCGCGGGCGCGAAGCGCCAGGCGGAAACGATCAAGCTGCAGGCAGAGACCTTTAAGCGCCAGGTTGAGGTCGAGGCGAAAGACGAGGCGCTGAAGCTTCGAGCCGAAATCGAGCAGGAGCGCAAGGAGCGTCAAAGCGAGGTGCGCGCCGCAGAGAACCGTGTTGCGCAGCGCGAAGAGTCGCTTGACCGCCGTACCGAGTCGCTCGACAGCCGCGAGCATCAGCTTTCATCGATGCAGGGCCAGGTTGAAAAGCGCCAGCGCGATCTGGAGGCCGCAGAGGCCGAGGTGGGAAAGCGCCTCGTGGCCGTTGCCGGTATGACGCCTGACGAGGCGAAAGAGGAGCTCCTCGATTCCCTTCGCGACGAGGTCGCCCACGAAAGCGCGGCCATCATCCGCGATTCGGAGTCGCGCACCAAGGCGGAAGCCGACAAGCGCGCGCGCAACATCCTCAGCCTCGCGATCCAGCGCTTGGCCGCCGACCACACGGTGGAGAACACGGTTTCCACGATCCATATCCCTTCAGACGAGCTCAAAGGCCGCATCATCGGTCGCGAAGGCCGCAGCATCCGTGCGTTCGAGCAGCTCACCGGAACGAACCTCATCATCGACGACACCCCCGAGTGCGTCACCATCTCGTGCTTCGAGCCGGTTCGCCGCGAGATCGGCAAGGTCACGATGGAAAACCTCATCGCCGACGGCCGCATCCACCCCGCGCGTATCGAGGAGATGCACAACAAGGCCGAGGCCCTGGTGAACCAGCGCGTTCGCGAAGCGGGCGAGCAGGCGGTGTTCGACGTGGGGATCCACGATCTGCATCCCGAGCTCGTGAAGACCCTGGGCAAGCTGCGCTACCGTACGTCGTACGGGCAAAACGTGCTGAACCACTCGCTCGAGGTGTCGTACCTGTGCGGGATGATGGCTTCCGAGCTGGGGCTCGATCCCATCCCTGCCCGCCGCGCGGGCCTTCTGCACGACGTCGGCAAGGCGATCGACCGAGAGCTCGAAGGCAGCCATGCCGTTCTCGGCGCCGACCTCGCCCGCCGTTTCGGCGAGAAAGAGCATATCGTCCATGCGATCGAGGCCCATCACAACGACGTTGAGCCCAACAGCGTCCTCGACGTGCTGGTGCAAGCCGCCGACGCCGTGTCGGCCGCACGTCCGGGCGCGCGCAAGGAGACGCTCGACGCCTACGTCAAGCGCCTCGAGAAGCTCGAGGAGATCGCAAGCTCCTACGACGGCGTCGAGCGCACCTACGCCATCCAGGCGGGACGCGAAGTGCGCGTCATGGTCGAGCCGGAAAAAGTCGACGAAGCGAAGACGGTCGTCCTCGCGCACGACATCGCAAGCCGCATCGAAAACGAGCTGCAGTACCCCGGCCAGGTCAAAGTTGTCGTGATCAGGGAGTCGCGCGCGATCGGCCTCGCCAAGTAA
- a CDS encoding ATP-binding protein — translation MRTSEAERRQAVQDIRSSEDIVIELLRNARDAHASQIFVASSKEGDARSFTVVDDGDGIPPSMHRRVFDSRVTSKLDTSHLDKWGIHGRGMALFSISENAERAFVQDSLPGLGTSIRVVTDLKKVGERKDQSTLPRFIKGEGSEVAVRGPRNIARCCFEFAIEARNSCRVRLGSPTEVAAALYEHGCASLSELDRMFCADPSKLPLAKRLATAQDPADFASLAAGLGLDISPRSARRILDGDIDPAPDLLEAVVIEPADGPAKPKGGSRRPHAACGPSPSFDRADVDSLKRSTLRAFAGFADKYYLSDDVEPSVRIERGRVVVSVPLVVRDDVP, via the coding sequence TTGAGGACTTCCGAAGCCGAACGGCGCCAAGCGGTTCAGGACATACGGTCGTCCGAAGACATCGTCATCGAGCTTCTGCGCAACGCGCGCGACGCGCACGCCTCCCAGATCTTCGTCGCCTCGTCCAAGGAGGGCGACGCGCGCTCGTTCACGGTCGTCGACGACGGGGACGGCATACCGCCCTCGATGCATCGGCGCGTGTTCGATTCGCGCGTGACTTCCAAGCTCGATACCTCCCATCTCGACAAATGGGGGATACACGGACGGGGTATGGCGCTGTTTTCCATATCCGAGAACGCCGAGCGCGCCTTCGTCCAGGATTCGCTTCCCGGCCTGGGGACATCCATCAGGGTCGTGACCGATCTGAAAAAGGTCGGCGAGCGAAAGGACCAGTCCACGCTTCCCCGGTTCATCAAGGGGGAGGGGAGCGAGGTTGCGGTCAGGGGTCCCCGAAACATCGCGCGATGCTGCTTCGAGTTCGCGATCGAAGCCCGCAACTCCTGCCGGGTGAGGCTCGGCTCTCCGACCGAGGTCGCCGCGGCCCTGTACGAGCACGGATGCGCCTCGCTTTCCGAACTCGATCGCATGTTCTGCGCCGATCCCTCCAAGCTGCCGCTTGCAAAGCGCCTCGCAACTGCGCAGGACCCCGCCGATTTCGCCTCTTTGGCGGCGGGGCTGGGTTTGGATATCTCGCCGCGCTCGGCGCGCCGTATCCTCGACGGGGATATCGATCCCGCACCTGATCTGCTCGAAGCCGTTGTCATAGAGCCTGCGGACGGCCCGGCGAAACCCAAGGGGGGTTCTCGTCGGCCGCATGCGGCCTGCGGGCCGTCTCCGTCGTTCGATCGGGCCGACGTCGATTCGCTGAAGCGATCGACCTTGCGAGCGTTTGCCGGGTTCGCGGACAAATACTACCTGTCAGACGACGTCGAGCCCTCCGTTCGCATCGAGCGCGGCCGTGTGGTGGTGTCCGTCCCGCTCGTTGTGCGAGACGACGTTCCCTAA
- a CDS encoding stage V sporulation protein S: protein MPFDEMQAGSCLKVSSKSSPASVAGAIAGMVKDGVPVEMQAVGAGAVNQAVKAIAISRGFLSPIGIEVACIPSFADIVIDNEYRTAIHFSIVAQSVRGVTDVVAD, encoded by the coding sequence ATGCCATTTGATGAGATGCAGGCCGGAAGCTGCCTGAAAGTTTCTTCGAAGTCGTCCCCGGCTTCGGTGGCCGGCGCCATAGCCGGGATGGTGAAAGACGGCGTTCCCGTCGAAATGCAGGCCGTCGGGGCAGGCGCTGTGAACCAGGCCGTCAAGGCCATCGCCATTTCGCGCGGTTTCCTCTCGCCCATCGGCATCGAGGTAGCCTGCATTCCCTCGTTCGCCGACATCGTCATCGACAACGAGTACCGAACCGCCATACATTTCTCGATCGTCGCGCAATCGGTGCGCGGCGTCACCGACGTGGTTGCGGACTAG
- the miaB gene encoding tRNA (N6-isopentenyl adenosine(37)-C2)-methylthiotransferase MiaB — translation MIFSQAPFMDLKFHVQTYGCQMNKHDSERVYGMLESMGAESVDSIEDADVVVFMTCCVREAADTRLFGQVASMKNLPVRTGSPLDQRLVAVGGCIGQRDGEKLFDDLPNLNVVFGTQNLSSLPALLMDAYGQGGKRAEVLEASSEFSSELPTDREHSWAAWLPITVGCDNFCTYCIVPHVRGRERSRSIEDIVKEAEGYVASGVREITLLGQNVNSYGRDLYGEPRFAEVLEAVAATGIERLRFATSHPKDLTDEVIALFGKLPCLMPYLHLPAQSGSNDVLKRMNRKYTVEHYRQLIDKVRAVRPDIALSTDIIVGFPGETAEDFEATFDLVSSVGYSQVFTFIYSKREGTPAAKWDDETPRSVIQERFDRLVEAVQKSAFDANQVDLGAEVEVLVEGTSKRDDSVLVGKSPKNQTVHAPIPEGICASDLIGNMVTVRVDEARTWYLRGTVTEVSEAVR, via the coding sequence ATGATCTTTTCCCAAGCTCCCTTTATGGACCTGAAGTTCCATGTCCAAACCTACGGCTGCCAGATGAACAAGCACGATTCCGAGCGCGTCTACGGCATGCTGGAGAGCATGGGCGCCGAATCGGTCGATTCCATCGAAGACGCCGATGTGGTGGTCTTCATGACCTGCTGCGTGAGGGAAGCCGCCGATACGCGCCTGTTCGGCCAGGTCGCCTCGATGAAGAACCTCCCCGTGAGGACGGGCTCCCCGCTGGATCAGCGCCTGGTCGCCGTGGGCGGATGCATCGGCCAGCGCGACGGAGAGAAGCTGTTCGACGACCTTCCGAACCTCAACGTCGTTTTCGGGACGCAGAACCTCTCGTCGCTGCCCGCGCTGCTCATGGACGCGTACGGGCAGGGGGGCAAGCGCGCCGAAGTGCTGGAGGCCTCGTCGGAGTTCTCCTCCGAGCTTCCCACCGATCGCGAGCATTCCTGGGCGGCGTGGCTTCCCATCACCGTGGGCTGCGATAACTTCTGCACGTACTGCATCGTCCCCCATGTTCGCGGGCGCGAGCGCTCCCGTTCGATCGAGGACATCGTCAAGGAAGCCGAAGGCTACGTGGCCTCGGGCGTGCGCGAGATCACCCTGCTCGGGCAAAACGTCAATTCCTACGGGCGCGACCTGTACGGAGAGCCTCGGTTCGCAGAGGTCCTCGAAGCGGTGGCTGCGACGGGCATCGAGCGCCTGCGGTTCGCCACGAGCCATCCCAAAGACCTCACCGACGAGGTCATCGCCCTGTTCGGCAAGCTTCCCTGCCTGATGCCGTATCTGCACCTGCCCGCGCAGTCGGGTTCGAACGATGTCTTGAAGCGCATGAACCGCAAGTACACGGTGGAGCATTATCGTCAGCTCATCGACAAGGTCCGCGCGGTTCGCCCCGACATTGCCTTGTCCACCGACATCATCGTGGGCTTCCCGGGGGAGACGGCGGAAGACTTCGAGGCGACGTTCGATCTCGTTTCCAGCGTCGGCTACAGCCAGGTATTCACCTTCATCTACTCAAAGCGCGAGGGCACGCCTGCTGCGAAATGGGACGACGAGACGCCCCGTTCGGTCATCCAAGAGCGCTTCGACCGTTTGGTCGAGGCCGTTCAGAAAAGCGCCTTCGACGCCAACCAGGTCGACCTCGGCGCCGAGGTCGAGGTTCTGGTGGAGGGAACCTCGAAGCGCGACGATTCGGTCCTGGTGGGGAAGAGCCCCAAAAACCAGACGGTTCATGCGCCCATCCCCGAGGGTATCTGCGCTTCCGACCTCATCGGGAACATGGTGACGGTGCGCGTCGACGAGGCGCGCACGTGGTATCTGCGCGGCACCGTGACCGAGGTGAGCGAAGCGGTCCGCTGA
- the miaA gene encoding tRNA (adenosine(37)-N6)-dimethylallyltransferase MiaA, translated as MGDKRVVCIVGPTGSGKSSLAQALCVSVGGEVVSADSMQVYRGMDIGTGKVPASERVVAHHCLDLIDPGQPYSAALFQRDARAAIGGIEELGNIPVLCGGTGFYVRAAIDDYEFPDGEQVGNPVRDRYLEVFRSIGAHGLWEELQRVDPESASIIPENDVKRVVRAFELIADGTSYARQKEKLASIPQKLPAAMFGLRVTPAVLRERIDLRVDQMVEEGLVGEVEHLLDQGFREGITAPQAIGYKEIVEHLEGRSTLDDALEQIKVATHRYAKRQRTWFNRDNRILWIDYDSMNRDAACEFISDRLDTLAVND; from the coding sequence ATGGGTGACAAGCGCGTCGTCTGCATCGTCGGACCGACGGGGTCGGGCAAGTCGTCGCTTGCACAGGCGCTGTGCGTTTCCGTGGGCGGGGAAGTGGTCAGCGCCGATTCCATGCAGGTGTACCGCGGTATGGACATCGGGACGGGCAAGGTGCCCGCCTCCGAGCGCGTCGTGGCCCATCACTGCCTCGATCTGATCGATCCGGGCCAACCCTATTCCGCGGCACTGTTCCAGCGGGATGCGCGCGCGGCCATCGGCGGAATCGAAGAGCTCGGCAACATCCCCGTCCTTTGCGGGGGAACCGGCTTCTACGTCCGCGCGGCCATCGACGATTACGAGTTTCCCGACGGAGAGCAGGTGGGAAACCCCGTGCGCGACCGCTACCTCGAGGTGTTCCGCTCGATTGGCGCCCATGGCCTGTGGGAAGAGCTGCAGCGGGTCGATCCCGAAAGCGCGTCGATCATCCCCGAAAACGACGTCAAGCGCGTTGTGAGGGCCTTCGAGCTCATTGCGGACGGCACGTCGTACGCGCGCCAGAAAGAGAAGCTGGCCTCGATACCGCAGAAGCTTCCCGCAGCGATGTTCGGGCTGCGGGTGACCCCTGCCGTTTTGAGGGAGCGCATCGATCTCCGAGTCGACCAGATGGTCGAAGAGGGCCTGGTGGGCGAGGTCGAGCATCTTCTCGACCAGGGTTTTCGCGAGGGCATAACCGCGCCTCAGGCTATCGGCTACAAAGAGATCGTCGAGCATCTCGAGGGCCGCTCGACGTTAGACGACGCGCTCGAGCAGATCAAGGTGGCGACGCATCGGTACGCCAAGCGCCAACGCACCTGGTTCAACCGCGACAACCGGATCTTATGGATCGATTACGATTCCATGAATAGGGACGCTGCCTGCGAGTTCATATCCGATCGGCTTGATACACTTGCGGTGAACGACTAG
- the dapF gene encoding diaminopimelate epimerase: MKLHFAKLHGAGNDFVMIDDRDRSIDLSPDQVAFLCDRHFGIGADGVILVRPGETEGASAFMHYINADGTLAQMCGNGVRCTAKWAVDRGLVDSSASATVIDTLSGPKPIEFARDERGLMRAATVDMGAPILEPSQVPTVLAATGATEDGRSFVGDVTLKSPFGNFRFTCVSMGNPHAVAFIEDWEALYDAAFTDPGNKSLATLDVDKVGAFFEPHAAFPEKANIEFVSIEADHLAMRVYERGVAETLACGTGACAVGVAAFITGRSGRVNDVRLLGGTLHIEYAEDGRVRMTGPAAQVFEGDIEL, encoded by the coding sequence ATGAAACTGCATTTCGCGAAACTCCACGGAGCGGGGAACGACTTCGTCATGATCGACGATCGGGATAGGTCCATCGACCTTTCGCCCGATCAGGTCGCCTTCCTGTGCGATCGCCACTTCGGCATCGGCGCCGATGGCGTGATCTTGGTGCGGCCGGGCGAAACCGAGGGCGCTTCCGCTTTCATGCACTACATCAACGCCGATGGCACGCTCGCCCAGATGTGCGGCAACGGTGTTCGCTGCACGGCGAAATGGGCCGTCGATCGCGGCCTGGTCGACTCTTCGGCTTCGGCAACCGTCATCGACACGCTCTCGGGTCCCAAGCCCATCGAGTTCGCGCGCGACGAACGGGGCTTGATGCGCGCCGCAACGGTCGATATGGGAGCACCCATCCTCGAGCCGAGCCAGGTGCCCACGGTGCTCGCGGCGACGGGGGCCACAGAGGACGGACGCTCGTTCGTGGGCGATGTCACGTTGAAATCGCCCTTCGGGAATTTCAGGTTCACGTGCGTTTCCATGGGAAACCCCCATGCGGTCGCCTTCATCGAGGACTGGGAGGCCCTGTACGACGCCGCCTTCACCGATCCCGGGAACAAATCCCTCGCAACGCTGGACGTTGACAAAGTCGGCGCCTTCTTCGAGCCCCATGCGGCCTTCCCCGAGAAAGCCAACATCGAATTCGTCAGCATCGAGGCCGATCATCTGGCTATGCGCGTGTATGAGCGCGGGGTGGCGGAGACCCTTGCATGCGGAACGGGCGCCTGCGCGGTGGGCGTTGCGGCGTTCATCACCGGTCGATCGGGCCGCGTGAACGACGTGAGGCTTTTGGGCGGAACGCTCCATATCGAATACGCCGAGGACGGGCGCGTTCGCATGACGGGACCTGCCGCCCAGGTGTTCGAGGGCGATATCGAGCTGTAG